Sequence from the Persephonella sp. genome:
TCAGATAGTTCTGAACTGGGGTCCTCTCCACCCAGGAACCCATGGAACAATATGGTTTTTGTTTGATATGGAAGGTGAGTATGTGAAAAACTGCGATATTATACTTGGTCAGCTACACAGGGGAGTTGAAAAAATAGCTGAAAACCTGACATACACCCAGTTCATTCCTTACACAGACAGAATGGATTACATTTCAGCTTTATGTTCTCAGGTTGCTTATGTAAATGCTGTTGAAAAACTGCTTGGAATAGACCCTCCTGAAAAGGCAAAATATATAAGAACGATGATGTGTGAGCTTCAAAGGATAAACTCCCACCTTCTGTGGCTTGGAACATATGCCCTTGATCTTGGAGCTCTTACTATTTTTTTGTATGCCTTCAGGGAAAGGGAAAAAATAATGGACATTATTGAGGGTATCGCAGGTATAAGACTTAACTCTTCATACATAAGAATTGGTGGAGTTGCGAAGGATCTTCCAGAAGGTGCCCTTGATGTTATATCCCATTTTATAAAAGATTTTCCAAAAAAACTTGAGGAATACGAAACAATACTGACAAAAAACAGGGTATGGATCAGAAGAAATGTTGATGTTGGGATTATAAACGAGGAGGATGTTTACAGCTATGGCCTTACAGGTGTTGTTGCAAGATCTGCAGGGGTTCCTTACGACATAAGAATGATACAGCCTACAGATGCCTACAATAAGGTTGATTTTGAAATTCCACTGGGGAAGGTAGGAGACTGTTACGATAGATATCTTCTGAGAATGGAGGAGATGAGACAGTCTTTGAGTATAATAGCCCAGTGCGTTGAAAAACTGAAAAAGATGGAGGGAAAAGAATATATAGCAACAGATTACAGTAATGTTCTTCCAACACTTGAGGAAGTGTTTAGTTCTATTGAATCAATGGTAAAAGATTTTACACTCAGAATTTATGGTGAAAAAATCCCTGATGGAGAAATATATCTTTCAGGAGAAAATCCAAGGGGAGAACTTGGGTTTTATATAAACAGTAAAGGAGAAGGAAAACCTTACAGAATGAGAATTAGATCAGGAGCATTTTATAACCTTCAGATTTTTCCGGAGCTCATAAAGGGGAGGACAATAGCAGATGCTGTTGCACTTCTTGGAAGCCTTGATCCTGTTGTAGGGGAAACAGACAGGTGATTTAACAAACAGTGTTTGATTTTTGCCGTATATATGTTAATATTTTTTACACCTGAGCCATAATAACAACACACGAGGTTAGGATGGAACTACTGGGAACTGTTGTTGTTTTGACGATAAAATCACTGATTTTTATTATCGGGATGTTTCTGGGGGCAGCTTATCTTACCCTTCTTGAAAGAAAGTTTGCAGGACATGTTCAACAGCGTCCCGGACCGCTTCATGTAGGACCACACGGATTTCTCCAACCAATAGCAGACGCTCTAAAAGTTTTAACCAAAGAAGATCTTGTTCCTGACAGTGTTGATAAATTTCTTTTTTATCTTGCTTCGCTGATGGCTTTTGTTCCTGCTATTATGATTCTTGCTGTTGTTCCATTTGGCGACCCATTTACTATCTTTGGTGTGGAAATAAAACCGTATATAACTGATCTTAATATAGGAATACTTTTAGCCCTGGCTTTCGGTAGTATATCCCTTTATGGTGTTATATTCGCCGGCTGGGCATCAAACTCTAAATATCCAATGATAGGTAGTTTAAGGAAGGCTGCTGTTTTGATAGGGTATGAGGTTGCCCTTGGTTTTGCTATGGTAGGTCCCATAATGATGGCAGGATCTTTTTCCCTTAGAGAAATAGTAGAAGCCCAGCAAAATATATGGTTTATAATCCCTAATATCCTCGCTTTTGTAGTTATTATATTCTGTATACTGGCAGAAACAGGTAGAACCCCATTTGATGTTCAGGAAGCTGAGGCTGAGCTTGTCGGGGGATACGTGACAGAATACACAGGAATGAAGTTCGGTCTTTTCCCACTTGCAGAATGGTATATAGCCACATTTGTTCTATCAGCTATAACAGTTATTCT
This genomic interval carries:
- the nuoD gene encoding NADH dehydrogenase (quinone) subunit D, with the translated sequence MQIWISSEELESVKNQFKGIDIEKGENFTSLTVDKKSLLDLLIFLKNSLGYKHFIDLFCIDYPLHKPRFQGIYILFNPERNRRVAVKCWAENDSLPSVVHIWKGAKWAEREAWDMFGVSFDGHENLVRMFLWEGYKYHPLRKDFPLKGIEDTYLPSLNLRPDEIPAHNYNPYHTEVPTLEDLERTQKSRMEKKNQIVLNWGPLHPGTHGTIWFLFDMEGEYVKNCDIILGQLHRGVEKIAENLTYTQFIPYTDRMDYISALCSQVAYVNAVEKLLGIDPPEKAKYIRTMMCELQRINSHLLWLGTYALDLGALTIFLYAFREREKIMDIIEGIAGIRLNSSYIRIGGVAKDLPEGALDVISHFIKDFPKKLEEYETILTKNRVWIRRNVDVGIINEEDVYSYGLTGVVARSAGVPYDIRMIQPTDAYNKVDFEIPLGKVGDCYDRYLLRMEEMRQSLSIIAQCVEKLKKMEGKEYIATDYSNVLPTLEEVFSSIESMVKDFTLRIYGEKIPDGEIYLSGENPRGELGFYINSKGEGKPYRMRIRSGAFYNLQIFPELIKGRTIADAVALLGSLDPVVGETDR
- the nuoH gene encoding NADH-quinone oxidoreductase subunit NuoH — translated: MELLGTVVVLTIKSLIFIIGMFLGAAYLTLLERKFAGHVQQRPGPLHVGPHGFLQPIADALKVLTKEDLVPDSVDKFLFYLASLMAFVPAIMILAVVPFGDPFTIFGVEIKPYITDLNIGILLALAFGSISLYGVIFAGWASNSKYPMIGSLRKAAVLIGYEVALGFAMVGPIMMAGSFSLREIVEAQQNIWFIIPNILAFVVIIFCILAETGRTPFDVQEAEAELVGGYVTEYTGMKFGLFPLAEWYIATFVLSAITVILFFGGWNPLPLLGWLPIPAFVWFFVKVFLLFMFFLWVHWTLPRYRVDQITELAWKVMLPLALANILVVAIWIMIFG